CCCACCAGGACTGGGCGGGTTGGCGCCCAGGCCACGCCTCCAGGGTGAGGGGCCTCCCCAGGGTCCAGACTCGCGTCTCCCGCTGAGCACCAGCTGCTCCGCGTGGGCGTGGGCGTGGGCGGGCTGGCGCGTAaggccagggaggggccaggagggtgGGGGCTCTCCCGGTCCAGAGCGGGTGcctcaggcccagagagggcgcGTGATCGCCTTGAGGCCAAGGCTGCGTGGGTACAGGCTCTGGGCCAAAGCCTCCGTGGCTCAAAGGGTGCGCAGTCTGGAAATGCGCTCTGGTGGGAATCGTGTTCAGGCCCCGCTTCTAGGCCTGCAGTGTGCATTTGCTGAAAGCCGGTTCAAGCTCAAGCCTTCTAGGCCTGGAACTGTGCACTGGCCCGAACCCTGCACAGGCCACACTTTGCTAAGCCTAGACTGTGGATTTGCCACAAGCCTGTTGGTTCTAGAATGTTCTGGACAAACACCTGCTTTGGCCTAAATCCTGCTAAGGCTCAGCCCCTCCTAGGCCTAGGCTGAGTCAACTTCATCCTGACCCCAACGAGGCCCAAAGCCTTTTGGGGCTGGAAACTTGTCAGACCTTGGTCAGCCCTGATGCCCGCCAGCCCCAACCCCCACTATGGCCACCCAGACGGCTTGCTTTTTTTTCTGACAGGCCAGGTCACAGTGGCAGGGATGGAGTTCTTAATTCCTTCCGAGCAGTTCACCAAAATCAAAGAACTGGAGTTAATGCCAGAAGAAgccctggaggagaaggaggaggaagatggcGTGTGCAGAGTGAAGGAACACTCAGGCTCTGGAGAGTTGGAGGCCCAGAGCACCCATGGGGCCCTCCAGGCCAAGATCCCGGAGGGAGAGCAGGAGCTGGTGCCGGCCACCACGGAGGAGAGCGAGCAGCTCATCCTGACCCTGCAGGCAGTGCACTTCACCTCGGGAGATGTGGAGCCGCCGCACGAGGGGGAGGTGCAGTTGCTGCTGCAGCGGGCCGGCGGCGGTCTACAGTCCCTGGTGTGGCTCGGCGAGGGGTCCCCTCCGAGCCTGCACCAGTGTGTGGCCATTAGCTTTCAGGAAGAGGTGTACTCGATGCAGGAAACGGAGGTGATGCAGTTTCACGTCCTGCAGGAGAGTGTGACCGTGGCCAGTGAGGACAGTGAGCTAGCAGTGAGCCTGGCAGAAAGCACTGAACTGATTAAGGTACAGCTCATTTTCataaaaaggaggaaggggagagccaGGAAACTGTTTTGTAGAGTTGCCCTTTGAACAGTCTTAGGTATGGACAAGCAGTTTAAAATTTGCAGTTTAAATATTAAATGCACTAAAAATATTCCTCAGGGAAATTCTGGGGGACttcctgttgtttttttaagagtttaaaaagtTACACTAGTTAGAATACTAGAAGGAGCACTGggttttttaaatagcattttgttTCGCCACCCAAACCCTTGATGCTCAGTAATTACAACTTAAGCATTTTGGTTGCAGTAGACAATCCCCTGTGCATCTTtaatttgggtttgtttttttttatggatTCAATGGTTTCATTAAGGCAAAGAGTTGAACCAGACTCATTGATAGAATTGCACTTGTTTGAATACTTTTTGTTGATTAGCTTGAGAAAGCTCAGAAGGAGGAACAGCTGCTGGCCGAAGAAGGAGTcagtgaaaaaagagaagagcagTTTTTTCTTGTGGAAGCGAGGCCAGGAGATGAAGGAAGCGATGAAATTGTTCTGACAATTTCCAACTTGAATATGGAAGAAGAAGATAAAGCGGTCCCCTGTCAAGCACCTATTGAAAAAGCCAAcactacagaaaatcaaaaaaagacaaagggtAGGCCAGTTCATTTGATATAAAATACTCTGCAAACAAcaggctgtggtttgtctttAGGGGAGGGGAGATGGTCATTGAAATTTTAAGTGGTTGACTTAGTTGCTCACAAAATGTCAGGAAATGGGAGACATTTTGAACTAATGTTCTGTATTGTGAATCGGATCCAAGGGAGTTTTGCTTTTTgtgcagaaatgttttaaaagcgTGGTAAAGATGCTCCCGCAAAGCGCTGTGCACCTAAGTAGAAGGTTGGGTCCTGATCTGCTTCCCAGTTTGCAGCCCCGGGGGGTTGGGTGTCTGATGGAGACAGAGCAGGTGCTTCAGGGCCAGGAGAAGGCAGGTGTCCAGAAGGCAGCAGAGGCACCTTCAGGGGAAGAGATGTTTAGGTGAggccaggaaagaaaagaggatgaATCTGCACCCTCAAACGTTACctgtttggctttttaaaaaatactagtttGTCACTTAATTAAATCAAGAGAGTTCAACTCCAAAATCTCAACTTCTAGCTCATTTATAAAAAGTCGTATGTGGCAGTCCTGGCTCTGTTTCCCGCTCCTAGCAGCGGGTGGCCAGGGCTGGAAAGTGACCCAGTCTAGAGAGCCACACTGCCACCGCTGTCCCTTCTTACATGTGGTTAGAGTTGGCCATTTAGGCTGCCTGCCTTTGGCttcagtggctgctggcatctgTCGCCTTTGCTGAACGTTAGTTTTTCATATACTTCAGTCAAGAGATCCGACCCGCAAATTCCCAACTCCTCGCTCATCTTcaggtttttaatatatttacagttTTGGGCAACCACCTCCACTAATTCCAGAATACTTTTatcaccctgaaaagaaaagTGTACCCATTAAATAGTCTCCTCTGGGCATGTCGTTTAAACAGTCGCGCACAGGTCACCCGGGGCCTTTGTGTCTGGATTCCCTCACTGAGCATGATGTTCTCAGGGCTCACCGTGTTGTGGCTTGTGTGAGCACTTCATTCGTTCCCCCCGAATAAGGTCCCATGGTGTGGGTACACCGTGTTTTATCGGGTCATCCATTAGTCAGCGTGTAGGGTGTTTTTGCCCTTTAGCTATTggaaatggtgctgctgtgaacactcagGTATCGGTTTCTGTCTGAACACCTGTTTTCGGTTCGAGTgcacacctaggagtggaatcgcTGGGTCGTATGGGTACTCTGTTTCACTTTTTTGATGAACTGCTAAAATCACAGgattataaaaattgttttaaaaaatcgcAGCCGTCCCAGAGAGTGTGATGAGGTATCGAGCCCGTGTTTTCCGTTTGCCTGTCCCTGATGACTAACGACGTTGACTATCTCTCCTTGTGCTTGTTGGCCGTGTGTGTGtcctctttgaaaaatgtctattccaaGCCTCTGCCCATTGGTAAATTGGTGCCTGTGTTAGCgccccagggctgccataacaaaacaccacaaactgggtggcttaaaacagcagaaatgtattctctcgcAGTTCTGGAAACTGGAAGCCCGAAATCACAGCGTGGGTACAGCCCTGCTCCCTTGGAAGGCTCTGGAAGAGAGTAAGTTCCGTGCCTTTCTCGGAGCCTGTGGTGTGGCCGCAGGCCCAGCTTTCCTCGGGCTGTGCGTGCATccttcagtctctgcctctgttgtcacacaacgttctctgtgtgtctctttctgtgtctctcttcctataaggacagCAGTGCcgttggattaggacccacccttaTCCAGTGTGACCATCTGAACAGATCAATCTGCAGAGACCCTGTTTGCAACTGAGGTCATGTTATAGATGTTTGCCATTAGGACTTCAGCGTATCTTTGGGGGCACACAGTTCAACCCCAGAATTCAAACTTCTATTCcaagtttgttgagtgttttatCATGAAATGGTGTTGGAATTTGGGGAATGCTTTTTCTGTTCCTATTGAGATACCatgtgagttttttctttttcttttgttaatacaTTGTATTACACGGAGGGGTTTTCATGTACAGAACTTCCCTTCCGTTCCTgtgataaattccacttggtcaagATGCATAGTCGTTTTAATATGCCACTGGCTttggtttgctaatgttttgttgaagatttttgcatctgtattcataagggatattggcgTCTAGTTTTGTtttggtgttttatttctttggtatcagagtaataaCCAGCCTCGTGAAACGAGTTGGCAAGTGTTTCctactcttttcttcttcttttttttcttttttgaagcgTTTGAGAAGAATTGATGCTCCTTCTTTAGGCAGCTgttagaattctccagtgaagctgtctggtcctgggggGGTTTCTGTTGGAAGGTTTTTGATGAATGATTCTATCTCTTTATTGGTTGCAGGACTGTTTGGGTTTTCTGCTGCTTCTCGAGTTAGTTTTGGTACTTTGTGTGTTTCTAAGAATTGTCCATTTTACCTCGCTTACCTAGTTTATTGGCACACACGTGTTTGTAGTATTCTTTTATAATCCTTTTCATGTCTGTGTGGTTGGCAGTAATGCCCCCACTTTGCTTCCTGGTTTTAGTTATTTAACTTTTACCTTCTTTTTGCTTGGTTTCAAGTCTAGATAAAGTGTTAATGCtgatcttttaaaagaaccaacTTTCAGTTTCACTGTTTATCTCTGTCTcgcctttttattttctgcccCATGTCCCTCCGCTCTAGAcctcattattttcttccttctcctagctttggGTCTAGAGTTCTcttatttctctagtttctcaagATACAAAGTTAGGTTATtgatctgaaatattttttcctttttatgtaggTGTTTACAGCTAAAAATTTCCCACAGATCGCTGCTTTCGGTACATCCCGTGAGCCTTGGTGTCCTGTGTTTTCACGTTCCTTCACCTCACAGCATTTTACAGTTTCTTtgggatttcttctttgaccattGGTCCTTGAGGAGTCTGTGGTTTAACTTCCACatgtttgtgaattttccagattTCCTTCTGTTGTCAGTTTTTGATTTCATTCCATGATGGCCAGAGGGCAAGTGACTTCTGTCTGTTTAAATTAATTGGCACTGGTTTTCTGGCTTAATATATGGTCTTTCCCGGAGAAGGTCCTCTGTGCACCTGAGAAGAATGTACATTCTGCTGTTTTGGAGTGCAGTGTTACATCGGTTGTCCGGTTAGTTTGTAACGTTGTTTAAGTCTTCACTTGCCCTGATGATATTCTGTCTAGTTCTGCCCATTGTTGAGAGTGAAGCGTTGCAGTCGCTGTTACTGAAGCATCTCTTTCCACCTTCaagtctttcagtttttgcttcaagTGTTTGGGGGATCTGTTATTaggtgcatgtgtgtttgtacTTGTTATAGCTTGGTGATGGTTTAACTCTTTTATCATTACATAGTGGTCTTGTtttgttcttggtttttttttttggcaacagtTTTTGTCCGAGCCTCTTCTATCTATTAGTATAGCCAGCCAGCACTCTCTCAGTTACCACTTGCGTGGAATAGCTTTTGTCAAGTTTCCACATTCGGTTAAAAAAATGACGCACCAAGTTACTTTGATGTGTTTACATGAAGTTTGAACACCTACAGAAAGatctttacaaatatataaactttgTTCCTCCTGCAGAAGTAAAACAGACCTTCCGCTGTGACGCCTGCGTGTTCACCTCTTCTAGAATCTCGAGCTTTAATCGTCATCTGAAAACTCACACCGGTGAAAAGCCCCACGTGTGTCACCTCTGCCTGAAGGCTTTCCGGTCTGTTACTCTTCTGCGGAATCATGTCAACACCCATACAGGTGAGCCGTGGGGAGGGATGTTGCCTTCAGTGATGTGTGTGGAGGCCTGCGCATGCGTGCCAGTCCACCTGCTTCTGTCTTTAAACAATGCAATTTTTTTAGACTTTAGTTTTGGTTGAAAGCATTGGATGTTGCAAAGACTTTTCACGTGTCTCTCTGGCGTGTTTATGGTTGAAAAAGCCTCTTCTCAATTCTTAAAGAATTTTGAGGCTGTAATTTGTAAGTTATAATTTCCTAGGAAAACTTGTAGCTAAATCTCGTTTAAAAGAATAAACCACGTGATTTTTTACAGGAACCAGGCCCTACAAGTGTGGCGATTGTGACATGGCGTTTGTCACCAGTGGAGAACTTGTCCGACACAGACGTTACAAACACACTCACGAGAAGCCCTTTAAGTGCTCCCTGTGCAAGTATGCTAGTGTGGAAGTAAGTGGACCTTTGTACTCAGAGTTTCATGGCGGCTTGTTAAGATGTTGCTGTGAAAGTTATGTAAGTTAAACTGGGAGGAGAATCTCTTACAAAACAGATCTTACTGAGGACACTGGTCATACCTCTATGTGGTAAACAGTACTCAGTTTTCTgaattgaaaatagaaaacaggatttcttttttctttgattacCAGCTAGTGAGAGCTATATGTAAAGATGTATACATCACAAATAATAGTATTCGTGGTCCTTGAGAAATAATTCTCAAGTTTGGTAAAATGTTCTGCCCAGCGTTTTATGCAGTACTCTTTCCacaaaactcaaaatgtatttgcACTAGCGTAGAACCCAGATGCAGTGAACTTTGCTGAAATGTTTGCTTTCCCCAGGGGCACTTGGTTAGGTGCAAAGAAGATGCAAACGTGGCCGTTCCTACTCCTTGTGACCTCGACCACCTTTTTCAGTCTTCAGTTGTGTGTCATGGTCATTTCAACTAGATTTTTTATTTATACCTTCCGGCAGGTTTAGCACACCCTCAGGGAAATGGCAGGAGAACAGTGCATTCACTTGCCAGTGTCAGTTTTCTGCAGTTAACTTTTAAGGACTCCACTCTGTAGTAGGACACCTGCTGGGTCCTGATTTTTGAGGCCCGCCCCCTGCCCGGGAAGGACGACACACTCGAATGGCAGTGAGTTGAAGGGGGCGGCTGAAGTTTAAGTACAGTAGTGACGCAACCATGTTTCATCAGTAGATTTCACAGACAGGGTCAGGATTTGcttccaagaatttttttttctgccattactatttttaaaaatgatttctcatCTGAGTTAAAGGTTGTGATTATAACATGGAAACACAGGATGCGAGTTTCAAAGAGCAGAGCCATCTGAGAACCCCAAGCCCGGGATGGACTTTCTGTTGGGGTCCTGCCCATTCTTAGTGCCAACTTCGGAGCTCGCTGAGACCCTTCTCTGGGGCCCTGAGTTGCCCACAGCCTGTAGGGGGTGCGGCCCCAACATATGGACCCTCTACAGCTGCCATCGCCCCGTCTTTGCAGTCTCCGGGTCTTGCTGGTCTGGTCTGAGGGGGAGGAGCCTAATCTCCCATTGGTGCCCTCCCTTCACACAGGCGCCGGCAGGAACACAGGAAGCTGGGTGCAGACCTCACCAGCTCCTCCCCGCCCTCCCTTCCAGAGCGTCCAGAGCAGGTTCCCACACCGCCCGGGCACATGCTCGACTCACCCGACCTTCCATGCTGTAATTTAAAGAATTCTTTGTATTTTGCTTTCTGATAAACTCAGataccctttttattttttgccctAAAAGTCTAAGTGAAATGTTTTGGTTTGAATCCTGTTTTCCATTCCACATCTTCTTTTGTTCTTGAATGTTCTTTAGGCTTCCGGGCACCTGGCCACCCACGAGGGAACCAGGCCGAGTGTAGCGTTGGCTGAGAGCCCGGCGGGCTTTCCGTCCTTGGCGGCCCGAGCCTGGTGGGGTCCCTGCTGTTCTGCCCACGGTAGATCAGGGCCTGGATTGAGTGACGCAGAGTAAAAGCAGTTCTGGAAGGTCCAAAAACAGCCAAAAAGGGATCAAGTGGGTGGGACGTTTGCCTTTTAATGAATTGCCTGGGATACATAGTTAATCAAATTAGAATGTATTTTCTTCTACTTAAAAGTACTCCTTAGGAAGGCAGTGCCAGCGCAGAGACCCTGTCCTTAACGTCAAGGCAGGCCTCCCCGATCCCTGTGCCATCGGGTCCGCGGGACTTGGGGTGTGACGTGCCTCAGACGGCCGTCAGCCCACGGAAGAGCTCGTGTTTCCCTGTTCATGCAAACACAAGGCTGCTGGTTCTGCGGCACGGCCTGAACTTCGCAGCTCTGGGGAGGAAGTTGCCTTAGAAATGAGCATAAAACCGTGAATGGCGCTGAGCAGCGAGATCTCCATCCTCCCTTGCAAAGTGAAGCCGGAGACGAGAGTCTCTTAACCTGCTCGTTGTCACCAGAGGGTCCCGCACGCACGCGCACCAAATGGAAAACACCCTCCACCACAGGGCAGGAAAGGCCACTGCTCAGCCTGTTTCTCGGGGTGTGAAATAGACTCTGATGATAAAGTCGGACtcatttaaatctctttttcaAGGCTGCTTTATTGCAGGCTCCACAAGCTTGATGCTTCCATTGCAATAACTACCTTTCGCTCATTGACTAGGCAAGTAAGTTGAAGCGCCACATCCGCTCGCACACGGGAGAACGCCCTTTTCAGTGCCACCTCTGCAGCTACGCCAGCAAAGACACCTACAAGCTGAAGCGACACATGAGGACACATTCAGGTAAAGGCATCTCGCGCACCGAACAGGGGAAGCACAGGTGCGTCTTTACAAGTGGCCTCGTGAAACTTACCTCTGGTGCAAAGTTGGAGTTTGTCAAAACAAAGTTTTGACTCAGGGACGCTGATCCGTGCCCTTGCGTGTACCTAGCATTAAGGGAGCATAACTCAGCACATAAACACATGTAAATACCACGTGGAGACCCCACCAGGATGAGCGGACATCGTCAGCTGTTTGGTTCCATAGGTTTTCCAGGCATTTAAAAGCCGACCCCTGAACTCACCCTTTAAggcaaaacataaaacaaagtgTGCTGGTTTTATGCACACACATTTGGTTGTGTAAGGAGCCACGTGTTACGTGCGCTTCTGGGCTCTCGACGCCAGGGCGAGGAGCTAGGTGTCGGTGGTGAGCTGTGAGGAGCCCGCAGGTGTTGGGGGAGGCGCCCACCGGCCGCTGTCCACGCAGCCGGACGGCCCCTTGTCCGAGCTTGATTTAGGCACCTGGCTCTAACTGGGGGGTTAGACGCATGAGAAAGGGGCTGACGAAGGAGTCTTGGGGGAAAGAACTGCTTTTGGCTCCAGGGGCCTCTGGGGGAGCGTCAGGCTCTCGGGGAGGAGCCCGGGGCAGAGGGTCACTGCTGTCGCCCGTGTCCCAGGTGAGAAGCCCTACGAGTGCCAAGTCTGCCACGCACGCTTCACCCAGAGCGGGACCATGAAGATCCACGTCCTGCAGAAGCACAGCGAGAACTTGCCCAAGTACGAGTGCCCGCACTGTGCCGCCATCATCGCGAGGAAGAGCGACCTGCGTGAGTGTCCGGCTGAGTGAGCTCCTTGAGCGGCACTGGGTGCTGGCTCTTCGGGGAACTGGGCGCCTGGGCCTGGGTTTTTGTCCACAGGTCCTGTGGTGCCATCTTGTGGCTGGATAGTGTAAGTGCAGGTTCCGAGTCCGCCCCGGCCAGTCCAGGTGCGCAGATGAGCTCTCGGGGGCACTTGAGCTCATAAAGCACTTTCACGGGTGGATGTTATTTTATTCCCTGTTGGGCCTGTTTTTATGGATGACGAAGGGGATCAGAGACAGAAAGCGAGCTGCCCCACGGTGCCCAGGACCTGGGTGCTGGGAGGTGGCCTGGTTGCAGGTTCTGATTCTTTATTAATGTTCCCTTGTAAGAAGCAAGACGTGGTTCTTCCCATAAGGAGCTTGCTTCGGTCTTAGAGCCCAGGTGACATGAAACCCACACTGTGATGTGGTGAGCCCCCTAACAAACAGTACGAGGCGCCGCGGATCAAGAATGGATGTCACTGTGAGCGAGTCCAGGTGCCACGTTAGGAGCTGGGGTCGCACCCCGCCTGCAGGGAAAGTCTGCCTGTGCGTAGCAGTGGGCAGTGGTGGGGGTGACGGTGGGTGAACCAGCCTCTCTCCTTTGTTCCAGGGTTCCTGGCCTCCCATTTTCCAtgatctcttttctctttccaaaatacataatgctatgatattcaaaatatgtcAACAAAAATAGAGTCCCCAGTTTGCCCAGAGAAATTCTAGAGATGTAAGGCACTGTTTTGAGAACTTTTCTGAAAGGGTATAGATGTTTACTCAAAccttaactttttgttttatctgGAACATGTGTCAGTTGCAAAACACAGTCTAGTGGGACCTGGTAGGGCACAAGGGTCGAGAGCCAGTTGCCAAGAAAGGACTtttgggggcgggaggcaggtgGAGCGAgggcaggaggtaattaggtttatttatttatttaatggaggcactggggacccaggacctcgtgcgtgctaagcacatgctctaccactgagctagaccctcccctccaagaaaggacatttttcacaCCACAGCAAAGAAGCACAGGTTACGTCCCACCTGAGTAGGCAGCACACCCCGTGTACCCCATAAGATGCTTTATAAACAAGCGAAGTGTCCCCTCCTGTGTGTGAGAAATAGAGCTCTTTGAATGACTGAGTCAGCGCATCTGGGCTGCACCTCTGCCCTGCACTTGTCAGTTTTTGTTTGGCCTCTTATTCAAAGGATCACAAAACCGCCGTGCTCTAGACCCAGCTGAGCAGAAGTCACCCTGGAGCATGTCTGTCGATTATGATGCAGGACAAACAGCACTGACTTCTAACGGAACGTCCGGGCTTTAAGTTAGAATGCAGGGGTTCTGTGTTTGTCATGTAAAACCATCTTACGTTATCCTAAAGGTCCACCTGCACTGTGAGGCTC
Above is a window of Camelus dromedarius isolate mCamDro1 chromosome 18, mCamDro1.pat, whole genome shotgun sequence DNA encoding:
- the CTCFL gene encoding transcriptional repressor CTCFL encodes the protein MQETEVMQFHVLQESVTVASEDSELAVSLAESTELIKLEKAQKEEQLLAEEGVSEKREEQFFLVEARPGDEGSDEIVLTISNLNMEEEDKAVPCQAPIEKANTTENQKKTKEVKQTFRCDACVFTSSRISSFNRHLKTHTGEKPHVCHLCLKAFRSVTLLRNHVNTHTGTRPYKCGDCDMAFVTSGELVRHRRYKHTHEKPFKCSLCKYASVEASKLKRHIRSHTGERPFQCHLCSYASKDTYKLKRHMRTHSGEKPYECQVCHARFTQSGTMKIHVLQKHSENLPKYECPHCAAIIARKSDLRVHLRNLHTYRATAMECRYCPAAFHDRYTLVQHQKTHKNEKRFKCEHCGYACRQERHMTVHIRTHTGEKPFACLSCNQCFRQKQLLNVHVRKCHDTNFTPTVHECPRCGRGFSRWSNLQRHAEKCGSGQEKPSTSKKRRRTKKRKPAVPKAAAKEDEATAEEASLISGEQCPGGVLPMDFGAALAESEDLGEGMTCEMILDLMDK